Proteins from one Myxococcales bacterium genomic window:
- a CDS encoding HAMP domain-containing histidine kinase: MFSGHKALLTSNMHLASVQESYRELADKNAKLQHAFDRLKELDRLKSNFLGTVSHELRTPLTSIIGYSEMLKEGIAGDLTAEQKDFVLTIYEKGEQLLGLIKGLLDLSKLESGTMSLRKAEIDIVPVIQDVAQTLAPAARKKSVEISVSGESGLPTIWADAERLRQVLLNLCENALKFTPDAGSVRISARMSMLDQRGDDEGRGLVLLSTKRAAVELRVADSGIGVPDAEKERVFDAFYQVDGSATREHEGTGLGLSIVRRLVEAHDGVVRVEDNTPQGAVFVVTLPCRRATIA, encoded by the coding sequence TTGTTCTCGGGCCACAAGGCGCTGCTCACGAGCAACATGCACCTGGCCAGCGTGCAGGAGAGTTATCGCGAGCTCGCGGACAAGAACGCGAAGCTCCAGCACGCATTCGATCGGCTCAAGGAGCTCGACCGGCTGAAGAGTAACTTCTTGGGCACGGTGTCCCACGAGCTGCGCACGCCGCTCACCAGCATCATCGGTTACAGCGAGATGTTGAAAGAGGGCATCGCCGGCGATCTGACCGCCGAGCAGAAGGACTTCGTCCTCACCATTTACGAGAAGGGGGAGCAACTTCTCGGCCTGATCAAGGGGCTGCTCGATCTGTCGAAGCTCGAGAGCGGGACGATGAGCCTGCGCAAAGCCGAGATCGACATCGTTCCGGTCATCCAGGACGTTGCTCAGACGCTGGCGCCGGCGGCGCGCAAGAAGTCCGTGGAGATCAGCGTCTCGGGCGAATCCGGCCTGCCCACGATCTGGGCGGACGCTGAGCGCCTTCGCCAGGTGTTGCTCAATTTGTGCGAAAACGCCCTGAAGTTCACGCCCGATGCTGGAAGCGTCCGGATCTCCGCTCGCATGTCGATGCTCGATCAGCGCGGCGACGACGAGGGCAGGGGACTGGTGCTGTTGAGCACGAAGCGCGCGGCGGTCGAGCTGCGGGTGGCTGACAGCGGGATTGGGGTGCCAGACGCGGAGAAAGAGCGCGTCTTCGACGCCTTCTATCAGGTCGACGGTAGCGCCACCCGTGAGCACGAAGGCACCGGGCTCGGGCTCTCCATCGTTCGGCGCTTGGTCGAGGCGCACGACGGTGTGGTGCGCGTCGAAGACAATACGCCGCAGGGCGCGGTGTTCGTGGTGACCTTGCCGTGCCGGCGCGCCACCATCGCGTGA
- a CDS encoding PocR ligand-binding domain-containing protein has translation MTQGASTLDELTMGRAVELESLVDRKALGELAESARKLFGVSLRIFSKSGALLADASVRPSLYAYLEEFKPGQAAVASTISAVKTVDLEDDPERELTCVSGAHYVVKGINYDGRLLGRLILGPYRDPGDAGPSPELSKLEAPLDAARLAREWTELPGVSRERARRRSPLAGRWT, from the coding sequence ATGACCCAGGGTGCCAGCACACTCGACGAGCTGACGATGGGTCGCGCCGTGGAGCTCGAGAGCCTCGTGGACCGCAAGGCCCTCGGTGAGCTGGCGGAGAGCGCGCGAAAGCTGTTTGGTGTCTCGCTGCGCATCTTCAGCAAGAGTGGAGCGCTGCTCGCAGACGCCAGTGTGCGTCCTTCGCTGTACGCCTACCTGGAAGAGTTCAAGCCGGGACAGGCGGCCGTTGCGTCGACAATTTCCGCGGTAAAAACCGTGGATCTCGAGGATGACCCGGAGCGCGAGCTCACGTGTGTGTCCGGCGCGCACTACGTCGTCAAGGGCATCAACTACGACGGGCGGCTGCTCGGTCGCCTGATCTTGGGTCCGTATCGCGATCCGGGCGACGCAGGCCCCAGCCCCGAGCTCTCGAAGCTGGAAGCACCGCTGGACGCGGCGCGGCTCGCGCGGGAGTGGACCGAGCTTCCAGGCGTCAGCAGAGAGCGAGCGCGGCGTCGCAGCCCATTGGCGGGGCGCTGGACCTGA
- the thiL gene encoding thiamine-phosphate kinase — translation MSGRGAPPTELEAIELLGRVLGKSRRSTRVKVGIGDDAAVIQCGAESLVWTVDACFEGVHFDRRWLSLEDLGFRALMAAASDLAAMGAMPVAALSQLALPAGTTRSEIAALGQGQAKAAALLGCPVIGGNISRAGELSIVTTVIGRTKRPLLRTGAIVGDRLMLVGKVGRAALGLAILARGRTPRDVSERACVAAWRRPVALIEEGRAVRSIAHAAIDVSDGLVGDAAHLARASGVRVVLDERRLVQTLGPEFGRAAERVGADALELALSGGEDYALLITAERRPRCATDIGRIERGSGVFIERSDGRRERLSVGGFDHLGPGKRKASRRASGSGADGLRNRGQAVKSARRST, via the coding sequence GTGAGCGGGCGCGGCGCGCCGCCGACGGAGCTCGAAGCCATCGAGCTGCTCGGCCGCGTGCTCGGAAAATCTCGGCGCTCGACCCGGGTGAAGGTGGGGATCGGCGACGACGCGGCCGTCATTCAGTGCGGCGCGGAGAGCTTGGTGTGGACCGTGGACGCGTGCTTCGAGGGAGTGCACTTCGACCGGCGCTGGCTCAGCCTCGAAGACTTGGGGTTCCGGGCCTTGATGGCGGCGGCGAGTGATCTCGCGGCGATGGGCGCCATGCCCGTGGCGGCGCTCAGCCAGCTCGCTCTGCCGGCCGGCACGACCCGGAGTGAGATCGCGGCGCTGGGGCAAGGCCAAGCCAAGGCCGCCGCGCTGCTGGGTTGTCCCGTGATTGGCGGCAACATCTCGCGTGCGGGGGAGCTGTCGATCGTCACCACGGTCATCGGGCGGACGAAGCGTCCGCTCTTGCGCACCGGAGCCATCGTGGGCGATCGGTTGATGTTGGTCGGCAAGGTTGGGCGAGCGGCGCTGGGGCTGGCGATACTCGCCCGGGGACGGACTCCGAGGGACGTGAGCGAGCGAGCGTGCGTGGCGGCATGGCGACGCCCGGTCGCGTTGATCGAGGAGGGCCGGGCGGTCCGCTCGATCGCGCACGCGGCGATCGACGTCTCGGACGGCCTCGTCGGGGATGCGGCGCACCTCGCCCGAGCGAGCGGTGTGCGGGTCGTGCTCGACGAGCGGCGGCTGGTGCAGACTCTCGGGCCAGAGTTCGGGCGTGCGGCGGAGCGGGTCGGAGCGGACGCGCTCGAGCTCGCGCTCTCAGGAGGCGAGGACTACGCGCTGTTGATCACGGCGGAGCGCCGCCCGCGCTGTGCCACGGACATTGGTCGTATCGAGCGGGGTAGCGGTGTGTTCATCGAGCGGAGTGATGGCCGCCGCGAACGCCTCTCGGTTGGAGGGTTCGATCATCTGGGGCCCGGCAAACGGAAAGCGTCTCGGAGAGCATCTGGCAGCGGAGCAGACGGGCTGCGCAACCGCGGGCAGGCGGTGAAGTCGGCGCGGCGCTCGACGTAG
- a CDS encoding acyltransferase: MLLPAGIAFHAGCKKEEPPPPLPSAAPASTPSAPLVLEVEDAGDDGDAADADADAKKGTYVPSASLKACCNALAQNAASAPPPTNMYMMQAAAACNAAVAQGKTSVAGIVSGALKGASMPAACR; encoded by the coding sequence TTGCTGCTGCCGGCGGGCATCGCGTTCCATGCCGGTTGCAAGAAGGAGGAGCCACCGCCTCCTCTGCCGTCCGCGGCGCCCGCCAGCACGCCGAGCGCGCCACTGGTGCTCGAGGTCGAGGACGCGGGCGACGACGGCGACGCCGCCGACGCCGACGCCGACGCAAAGAAGGGAACCTACGTACCGTCAGCCAGCCTGAAGGCCTGCTGCAACGCCCTGGCGCAAAACGCCGCCAGCGCGCCGCCGCCCACGAACATGTACATGATGCAGGCCGCTGCCGCGTGTAACGCGGCCGTCGCGCAGGGCAAGACCAGCGTCGCCGGCATCGTCTCTGGCGCGCTGAAGGGCGCCAGCATGCCGGCAGCCTGCCGCTGA
- a CDS encoding gliding motility protein, whose protein sequence is MQLDFAARELTIKLVYYGPALSGKTTNLQALHAAADPSITGRLMTLETRDDRTLFFDLLPLSFKDKGGLSVRLKVFTVPGQVIHGSTRRLVLQGADGIAFIADSQVAETENNATAFVDLKENLKSYGLTLKQIPLIIQFNKRDLPAVRSDEEIASLAAQGREPVYLAVATRGGGVVESFMGLLYLTWNALDAEHDLNRKFGFDAQAFLESVAARLGNDRPFSEVLGACVGGALEVLRPEVEP, encoded by the coding sequence ATGCAGCTTGATTTCGCCGCTCGTGAGCTCACGATCAAGCTCGTCTACTACGGCCCGGCCCTGAGCGGAAAGACGACGAACCTCCAGGCGCTCCACGCCGCGGCAGATCCCTCGATTACCGGCCGGCTCATGACCCTGGAGACCCGCGACGACCGTACGCTGTTTTTCGATCTCTTGCCCCTGAGCTTCAAGGACAAGGGCGGCCTCTCGGTCCGGCTCAAGGTGTTCACCGTGCCCGGGCAGGTGATCCACGGCTCGACCCGGCGCCTGGTCCTGCAGGGCGCCGACGGCATCGCGTTCATCGCCGATTCGCAGGTGGCCGAGACCGAGAACAACGCAACGGCGTTCGTCGACTTGAAAGAGAACCTCAAGTCTTACGGCCTCACGCTCAAGCAGATCCCGCTGATCATTCAGTTCAACAAACGCGATCTGCCCGCGGTGCGCAGCGACGAAGAGATCGCATCGCTCGCGGCTCAGGGTCGTGAACCCGTATACCTGGCGGTGGCGACTCGGGGCGGCGGTGTGGTCGAGAGCTTCATGGGGTTGCTCTACCTGACCTGGAACGCCCTCGACGCGGAGCACGACCTGAACCGCAAGTTCGGCTTCGACGCCCAGGCGTTCCTCGAGTCCGTGGCAGCTCGTCTCGGTAACGATCGTCCCTTCTCTGAGGTGCTCGGCGCTTGTGTCGGTGGCGCCCTCGAGGTGTTGCGTCCGGAGGTCGAGCCATGA